The genomic interval AACCGAGGCGCCGCCATCGATGGATACATGCCGGGGGGAGCCACGACCGCATTCATCGACATCCACGACAACATCATCGCGGGCAGGGAGTCCTACGGCATCCGGCTGACGAACATCGACGCGCCCACCGTGCATCACAACATGGTGTGGGGACACACGGATGGCAACTACATCGGTGTCAGCCCCGGGGAGGGGAGCATCAACGCCAATCCCCTGCTCATGGGAATGGGCTTCCTCGCGGAGAACTCTCCCGCGAGGAACGCGGCCTCGGATGGGACGGACCTGGGCGCCTTCCCCTATGCGGGTCATCCCGTCCACCCCCTCCTCTTCGAGGGCGTGCTGCGCACGAGCAGGACGTTGACCGGCGCGAACGTCGTCACCGGAGACCTCCTGGTCCCCGAGGGGGTCTCACTGACGCTCGAGCCCGGTGCCACCCTCACCGTCAAGGAATGGAAGGGGCCCGCGGGAGGCGATGAGATGGTGAAGGTCACCATCAAGGGCCCGCTGAAAGCGGAAGGCACGGTCGACGCGCCTGTCAGGCTCGAACGCGAGCGTGGCTTCGAGGTGGCCGACCTCCACGGCGAGGCGAGCTTCAAACACGCCTATGTGAAGGGGGGGCTCGCCATTCGGGGCACCGCGACGTTCCAGGATTCCACCCTGACGGGGGCGATTTCTTCGTTCGCCATCAAGGGCTCCGGCTCCGCCACGTTCAAGGACTCCCTCGTGACAGGCTCGACGTACATCACGGCCCTGGACGACGGCACCGCCACATTCGAGAACGTCACGGTGTCGAACGGAGGGATGTCCGCCCGTGGGAACGGAACCCTCACGATCAAGAACTCCTCCATGACGCAGGGCGGGGTCTTCGCCGCGGACTCCGCCACCGTGAAGGTGACGGACACCTTCATGGAGGGGGGCGGCGCCTGTCTGGGGAGCAGTGGTGGCTCGCTCACGTTCGAGAGAGGCACGCTCCAGAAATGCGCCCCCGCCGTGGATGCCACGGGGGGCGTCGTGAACATCTCCTACAGCCTGCTGCGAGACAACAAGACGGGGGCCTACGCGAAGGCAGGTGCCGTGAACCTCACCCATGCCTCCGCCTCGATTTTCCACAACACCCTCATCAACAACCAGGTGGGCGCCTTCTATGTCGCCACCCAGCCGCAGAACGCCGTCGAGATTCGCGACAACATCATCAAGTCCAACCAGTACGTGGGCATCGAGGTCGTGCCGGCGCCCAACATCTCCATCCATCACAACGCGGTCTGGGACCATCTCTACAACTACAAGGGGAACCCCACGCTGGGCCCCGGAAGCCTCACCCAGGACCCGCTCTTCGTCAGTCCGCGCCACCTGACGATTCTCGAGACCTCTCCCTGCCGCAACGCCGCGTCGGATGGGACGGACATGGGGGCCTTCCCCTACGTCCCGGTCCCCGCCGCGTCCATGGTGCTGGACAGCTACGACCTCTGGGTGCCCGGCAAGGGAACGTCTCAAATCATCGCCAAGGTCTTCGACGTGGATGGCCTGGAGCTTCCTCACGCCGTCATCAACTGGAGCGTCCCCGCGAACGTGGGGAGCATCGACTCGAAAGGAAAGTTCACGGCGGGATGCATGGTCGGGACGTATCCCGGCGCGGTGGTCGCGAGGATTGGGGAACTCTCCGCCGTGGTGGATGTGACGGTGAGGTTGGGGGCCATCCAGACGGTGCCCATCACTCCGTCGCCGTTGACGTTGCGCATCCTCGAGACGGCACAGCTCTCCGCGAAGGCGCTGGATGCTTGCGGCAATGAAGTCCCAGCGACCCTCAAGTGGTCGACGGCCAACGGCTCGGTGGGGACCATCTCGGCCAGCGGGCTCTACACCGCGAGCAGCTATTCCCATTCCAATGCCAAGGGCATCCAGGTCGAAGCGGGTGGCAAGTATGGTTATGCGAGCGTGACCATCGAGCCGGGGCCGGCGCATCACCTCTACTTGATATCCAATTCCGCCACGCTGACCGCCAGCTCCAGCACGTGGTTCCGTGCCCTGATTCGAGACCAAGGGGAGAACACCGTGCCTGGCGCCGTCGCATGGAGTGTCGAGGGAGGAGGAGGCACCATCGACTCCGAGGGCCGCTTCACCGCGGGGACCGTGGCGGGCTCCTTCCCGGACACTGTCCGGGCTTCGTTTGGAGGGCTCTCGGTGACGGGGAGTGTCACCGTGATAGCGGGAGCGCTCCATCACGTCGAGGTGCGGTCCGTCTCCAACGACAACGCGGTGAATATGCGGGGGACGCTCCAGTTCACGGCGCAAGGGTTCGATCAGTGGGGCAACAAGAGGCTCGACCTTCCGACGTGGACTGTCACTCCAGAATCCGTGGGGACCATCGACGCCAATGGCTTGTTCAAGGCTGGCACGGTGGCGGGGTTCTTTCCGGGCGCCGTGAAGGCGATGATGTACGACGGGTTTGAGACCGGAGCGAAGGGCACCGCCGACATCACGGTCCTGCCGGGGCCGTTGTCGAGGATTGTCCTCACCCCCACCTTCGCCACGCTGGAACCCCAGGGCACGCAGCAGTTCGGCGTGATGGGATTCGATGCGGATGGCAATTCGCTCACCCTCTCCCCGACCTGGTCGGTGGTGACGCCGGGCGCGGGGGCCATCACGCCGGAGGGGCTCTACACCGCGCCCAGGGTCGCGGGGACGTACTCCAACAGCGTGAGTGTCACCGTGGAACACCTCACGCAGACGACCACCGTCTACGTGAAGCCCGGCGCCATCCGCCGCGTGGAGCTTTCACCCGCGGCCCCCTCCGTGGTCGTGAAAGGCACGGTGCCGTTCAAGGCGAAGGCGTTCGATGCGTACGACAACGAGGTCTCCGAGTTCACGGCCGCGTGGAGCGTCGTGAAGGGCGGAGGCAGCATCAGTGACACGGGTGTCTTCACCGCGGGCACCGTGGCGGGGACCTACGCGGACACTGTCCAGGTCACCGTGGCGGGTGTGACGAAGACGACCAGCATCGCTGTCACGCCGGGGGCCGTGAGCCGCATCGCCATGTCTCCAGAGGGCCCCACGGTCGCGGCGGGGGGCTCGGTGGCGTTCAGCGCGAAGGCGTTCGATGCGTACGACAACGAGGTCACCTCGTCGCAGCCGACGTGGAAGGTCGTGAATGGCGGAGGCTCCATCGATGGCGCGGGGGGCTTCACCGCGGGCATCGTGGTGGGGGCCTTCTCGGGGACCGTGCAGGTCACCATGGGGGGAGTGGCGGAGCAGACCTCTGTCTCCGTCGTGGCCGCCGCGCCGAGCCGGGTCGTCCTCTCGCCGCAGAACCCCACGCTTCCCGCGGGGGGCTCGGTGACCTTCAGCGTGCAGGCGTTCGACATGTACGGCAACGAGGTGCCCGCGTACCCGGCCACGTGGAGGGTTGTGAATGGGGGAGGCACCGTCGACTCCTCGGGGGTCTTCAGCGCGGGCATGGTGGGGGGCACGTTCTTGAACACCGTCCAGGTCACGGTGGGGAGCGCGACGGGGACGACCTCGGTGGCGGTCACCTCGACGAAGCCGAATCCCGAGCCCGGTGAGCCGAGCCGGGTCGTCCTCACACCGCAGAACCCCACGCTTCAGGCGGGGAACTCGGTGTCCTTCCGCGTGCAGGCGTTCGACGTGAACGGCCTTGAGACGACCGGGTACCCCGCGACATGGAAGGTGGTGAACGGTGGAGGCTCCATTGACGCCTCGGGCGTCTTCACCGCCGGCTCGGTGGCGGGCGCCTTCTCGAACACCATCCAGGTCACCGTGGGGAGCGTCACGGGGACGACGTCGGTGACGGTCACCTCGACGACGCCGAATCCCGAGCCCGAGTGCCAACAGTCATCGGACTGTGGTGGAGGGGAGACGTGCAACGCCGGGGTCTGCGAGGCGCCTCCGACCTCGGGTGGGAAGAAAGAGGGCGGAGGTTGCAGCAGCTCGGGGAGCGGG from Myxococcus stipitatus carries:
- a CDS encoding right-handed parallel beta-helix repeat-containing protein, yielding MLPTVALATDIPGGVITVDTTWTSAGNPWNIKGALTIPAGVTLTLEPGVSVTTSSSTPFKVEVNGSLVAVGTEASPINISLQSNSIVVSGAVVADHVTVEGGQPSFNVQSGSSATFNHTKMQSGAPSFAVHGGTFNFENGNIWFCKQALLSIGGKSTIRSSLIYGCTPTGSTPLVDLGSYMTRVTLVHNTFLDNRGAAIDGYMPGGATTAFIDIHDNIIAGRESYGIRLTNIDAPTVHHNMVWGHTDGNYIGVSPGEGSINANPLLMGMGFLAENSPARNAASDGTDLGAFPYAGHPVHPLLFEGVLRTSRTLTGANVVTGDLLVPEGVSLTLEPGATLTVKEWKGPAGGDEMVKVTIKGPLKAEGTVDAPVRLERERGFEVADLHGEASFKHAYVKGGLAIRGTATFQDSTLTGAISSFAIKGSGSATFKDSLVTGSTYITALDDGTATFENVTVSNGGMSARGNGTLTIKNSSMTQGGVFAADSATVKVTDTFMEGGGACLGSSGGSLTFERGTLQKCAPAVDATGGVVNISYSLLRDNKTGAYAKAGAVNLTHASASIFHNTLINNQVGAFYVATQPQNAVEIRDNIIKSNQYVGIEVVPAPNISIHHNAVWDHLYNYKGNPTLGPGSLTQDPLFVSPRHLTILETSPCRNAASDGTDMGAFPYVPVPAASMVLDSYDLWVPGKGTSQIIAKVFDVDGLELPHAVINWSVPANVGSIDSKGKFTAGCMVGTYPGAVVARIGELSAVVDVTVRLGAIQTVPITPSPLTLRILETAQLSAKALDACGNEVPATLKWSTANGSVGTISASGLYTASSYSHSNAKGIQVEAGGKYGYASVTIEPGPAHHLYLISNSATLTASSSTWFRALIRDQGENTVPGAVAWSVEGGGGTIDSEGRFTAGTVAGSFPDTVRASFGGLSVTGSVTVIAGALHHVEVRSVSNDNAVNMRGTLQFTAQGFDQWGNKRLDLPTWTVTPESVGTIDANGLFKAGTVAGFFPGAVKAMMYDGFETGAKGTADITVLPGPLSRIVLTPTFATLEPQGTQQFGVMGFDADGNSLTLSPTWSVVTPGAGAITPEGLYTAPRVAGTYSNSVSVTVEHLTQTTTVYVKPGAIRRVELSPAAPSVVVKGTVPFKAKAFDAYDNEVSEFTAAWSVVKGGGSISDTGVFTAGTVAGTYADTVQVTVAGVTKTTSIAVTPGAVSRIAMSPEGPTVAAGGSVAFSAKAFDAYDNEVTSSQPTWKVVNGGGSIDGAGGFTAGIVVGAFSGTVQVTMGGVAEQTSVSVVAAAPSRVVLSPQNPTLPAGGSVTFSVQAFDMYGNEVPAYPATWRVVNGGGTVDSSGVFSAGMVGGTFLNTVQVTVGSATGTTSVAVTSTKPNPEPGEPSRVVLTPQNPTLQAGNSVSFRVQAFDVNGLETTGYPATWKVVNGGGSIDASGVFTAGSVAGAFSNTIQVTVGSVTGTTSVTVTSTTPNPEPECQQSSDCGGGETCNAGVCEAPPTSGGKKEGGGCSSSGSGTSVFGLLVLVMLAVESRKRRAAR